The region TGACCTGGCTGGTACCGGCTTCAACATCCGGCGTTACCGGTGCCGAGTCCATGCCTGCTGCCGCTTTCATCATCATTGGCGCGCGCATGAAGGGTTGTGGATAACCGTTGCTGTTCAAATTCAGGTTAACGATTTTGTAGCCCTTGCCGCCCAACGCATCGGTGGCCAGTTGCGCTCGGGCCTTGAATGCGGTGACGGCTTCTTTAAGCAGCGCGTCTTCGCTGGCTTTGCGGGTTGGCGTGGCGATGGCGAAGTCCATGCCGCCCATTTTCAGGTCGGTCAGCAGTTCGCCGGTCAGTTTCGACAGGGCGGCGAAGTCGGAGCTTTCCAGGCGCAGTTCGGCGCGTTCACGCCAGCCGGTGATTTTCTGGCCTTTGGTGTCGTAGATCGGGTAGCTGTTGCGGCTGCCCTGGCGCAGGGTGATGTCTTTGACTTGCTTGGCCTGGGCCAGTGCCTTGTTCATGGTGGTGCTGACGTCGGCGGCGAGTTTGGCCGGGTCGGTGTTTTGATCTTCGGTGTAGAGCGTCACGATCATCAGGTCGCGGGCCACTTCCTGACTGACTTCGGCGCGCAGGGAGATCTGGTTGTAATGCAATTCGTCGGCGGCCAGGGCTGGGAGGCTGGCGACGGTGCCAACGCTGAGGGCGAGGAGGGCGGCGCTGCGGCGAAGTGTGTGCATGAAAAGCTCCTTGAAGGGGCGCAGGGGTTAAGGTCCGAGCCTGCGTGAAACCATCAGACTCTAGCTTTTATGATCCGGTTCGCCCAGTTACAACTTCTATACAGATGAATCAACTCGGTGGTGAAAAGCTTGTGTGGCGAGGGAGCTTGCTCCCGCTGGACTGCGAAGCAGGCCCAAAACCAGTCACCGCGATTTAACCGTCAAACCGAGTCAGCCGATTTGCGTCTGCTGCGCAGCTGAGCGGGAGCAAGCTCCCTCGCCACAGGAGTTATTCATCGCAGATGGATCGTGGGTAACTGTGGCGGTTTGCCGCACTTTTGCCTGCCAGCCCCCGCGCTTGGTTATACTCCCTGCGATCCGCCTGGAGCGCTCATCAGGAGAGCTCATGCTCGCCCCCGTTCAACTCACTTCCGCGACTCGCCAGAATCTCTGGCGGCTGACGTTCATCCGCACTTTGGTATTGGCCGCTCAGGCCGGTTCCGTGGGGCTGGCCTACTGGTTCGATTTGCTGCCGTTGCCCTGGTTTCAACTGGCAATGACCCTCGCGTGCTCGATGCTGCTGTGTGCCTTCACGGCCATCCGCTTGCGCACTTCGTGGCCGGTGACCGAACTCGAATACGCCGTGCAACTGGCCTGCGATCTGTTTATCCACAGTGCCTTGCTGTATTTCTCCGGCGGTTCGACCAATCCGTTCGTCTCTTATTACCTGGTGCCGCTAACCATCGCTGCCGTGACGTTGCCATGGCGTTTTTCGGTGATCCTGTCGGGCATCGCCCTGACCATGTACACCCTGCTGCTGGCGCGGTTTTACCCGCTGCAAACCTTTCCGATTGCCCGGGAAAGCCTTCAGGTCTACGGGATGTGGCTGAGTTTCGCCCTCGCTGCTGCGGTGATCACGTTCTTCGCCGCGCGTATGGCCGAAGAGCTGCGCCGTCAGGAAGAATTGCGCGCGATCCGCCGCGAAGAAGGCCTGCGCGATCAGCAATTGCTGGCCGTCGCGACTCAGGCTGCCGGTGCCGCCCATGAACTGGGCACGCCGCTGGCAACCATGAGCGTGCTGCTCAAAGAGATGCAGCAGGATCATCCAGACCCGCTGTTGCAGGATGACCTGAAGGTGCTGCAGGATCAGGTCAAACTCTGCAAGGAGACCTTGCAGCAACTGGTGCGCGCCGCTGAAGCCAATCGCCGCTTGGCGGTAGAGATGCAGGACGTCACCGACTGGCTCGACGAGGCGCTGAACCGCTGGCACCTGATGCGTCCGGAAGCCAGTTACCGCTTCCAGCGTCTGGGCCAGGGCGCGGTGCCACGCATGGCGCCGCCGCCAGACCTGACCCAGGCACTGCTGAATTTGTTGAACAACGCCGCCGACGCTTGCCCCGAAGGGCTGCAAGTGACGCTGGACTGGAATGCCGAGGACTTGACCATCAGCATTCGCGACCACGGCGCCGGTGTGCCGCTGGCCATTGCCGAACAGATCGGCAAACCGTTCTTTACCACTAAGGGCAAAGGTTTCGGCCTGGGCCTGTTTTTGAGCAAGGCCAGCGTGACACGCGCCGGCGGCTCAGTGAAACTCTACAGTCATGAGGAAGGTGGCACGCTTACCGAGCTGCGCCTGCCCCGTGTCGCCCGAGGAGACGAACATGAGTGACGAGATCCAAGTAGAAGGCGAAGAACTGCCGCATTTGCTGTTGGTAGACGATGACGCCACGTTCACCCGCGTGATGGCCCGCGCCATGGCCCGCCGTGGTTTTCGCGTCAGCACCGCCGGTTCCGCCGAAGAAGGCCTGACCATCGCCCAGGCCGACCTGCCGGATTACGCCGCGCTCGACCTGAAAATGGACGGCGATTCGGGCCTGGTACTGCTGCCAAAACTGCTCGAACTCGATCCGGAAATGCGCGTGGTGATCCTCACCGGTTACTCGAGCATCGCCACCGCCGTCGAGGCTATCAAGCGCGGCGCCTGCAATTACCTGTGCAAACCGGCCGACGCCGATGACGTGCTGGCCGCGCTGCTGTCCGAGCACGCCGACCTCGACACCCTGGTGCCGGAAAACCCGATGTCCGTGGATCGCCTGCAGTGGGAGCACATCCAGCGGGTGTTGACCGAGCACGAAGGCAACATCTCCGCCACTGCCCGCGCCTTGGGCATGCACCGTCGCACTCTGCAGCGCAAACTGCAGAAGCGCCCTGTTCGTCGCTGAACCTGCGCTGAACGAATGCAGGCCACGCCTCGCGACAAACCGAACCGATCATCTATGATCGGTTCGTGCGTGTTCTTTTCTCTATCGAGCCTTATCCATGAATCAGAACGCTGAATATTCCGCGGTCAATGATGCTGTGCGCGGGCAGTTTTTCCGCAAAGTCTGGGCGATGACCACGCCGTATTGGTTCAGCGAAGAGAAGGGCAAGGCCTGGACGTTGCTGATCGCTGTGATCGCGCTGTCGCTGATCAGCGTCGGCATCTCGGTGTGGTTCAACACCTGGTACAAGGATTTCTACAACGCCCTGCAAAAGAAAGACGAAGCGGCGTTCTGGAAGTTGATTCTGTATTTCTGCGTGATTGCCGCCGTGGCGATTGTCGGCGCGGTGTATCGGCTGTACCTGACGCAGATGCTGACCATCCGCTGGCGGGCCTGGCTCACCGAGAAATACTTCGACCGTTGGCTTGGCGACAAAAATTACTATCAGTTGGAGCAGGGTGGTTATACCGATAACCCGGACCAGCGGATTTCCGAAGACCTTAACAACTTCACCTCCAACACCCTGAGCCTGGGCCTTGGGCTGATCCGCAACGTCGTCAGCCTAGTGTCGTTCTCGATCATTTTGTGGGGTGTCTCGGGCAGCATCGAGGTGTTCGGCTATGAGATTCCCGGCTACATGTTCTGGTGCGTGCTGGTGTACGCGGCGGTCGGCAGTTGGCTGACGCACTTGATCGGTCGTCGCTTGATCGGCCTGAACAACCAACAACAACGCTTCGAAGCTGACCTGCGTTTCTCCATGGTGCGGGTGCGCGAGAACGCTGAAAGCATCGCGCTGTACAACGGCGAACCCAACGAGAACCGTCGCCTGAGCAACCGCTTCGGGATGGTCTGGCACAACTTCTGGGACATCATGAAGGTGTCCAAGCGTCTGACGTTCTTCACCTCCGGTTACAGCCAGATCGCGATCATCTTCCCGTTCATGGTCGCTGCGCCGCGTTACTTCGCCGGCAAGATCGAACTCGGTGAACTGATGCAAATCAGCTCGGCGTTCGGCAACGTGCAGGAGAGTTTCAGCTGGTTTATCAGCGCGTACTCGGACCTCGCCTCGTGGCGCGCCACCTGTGATCGTCTCCTGAGTTTCCGCCAGGCCATGGCCGATAACGAAGAGCGCGAGCCAGCCATCGATGTTCAAAACCAGGGCTCGGACCTGAAAATCCACAACCTGGGCCTCGATCTGGCCGACGGTCGCCACTTGCTGACCAGCGGCAATATGACCGTGGAGGAGGGCGAACGCGTCATGCTCAGCGGTCGTTCCGGCAGCGGCAAATCCACCTTGCTGCGGGCGATGGGGCATTTGTGGCCAGCGGGTCACGGCAACATTCGACTACCGGCGGCGCGTTACCTGTTCTTGCCGCAGAAGCCGTATCTGCCGATTGGCTCCTTGCGCGAAGCGTTGAGTTATCCACAGCCCGGCGACACGTATGCGCCTGAGCGTTATGTGGAAGTGTTGGAAAC is a window of Pseudomonas sp. 10S4 DNA encoding:
- a CDS encoding SIMPL domain-containing protein (The SIMPL domain is named for its presence in mouse protein SIMPL (signalling molecule that associates with mouse pelle-like kinase). Bacterial member BP26, from Brucella, was shown to assemble into a channel-like structure, while YggE from E. coli has been associated with resistance to oxidative stress.) — translated: MHTLRRSAALLALSVGTVASLPALAADELHYNQISLRAEVSQEVARDLMIVTLYTEDQNTDPAKLAADVSTTMNKALAQAKQVKDITLRQGSRNSYPIYDTKGQKITGWRERAELRLESSDFAALSKLTGELLTDLKMGGMDFAIATPTRKASEDALLKEAVTAFKARAQLATDALGGKGYKIVNLNLNSNGYPQPFMRAPMMMKAAAGMDSAPVTPDVEAGTSQVSMTADGSIEVLMTP
- a CDS encoding ATP-binding protein; translated protein: MLAPVQLTSATRQNLWRLTFIRTLVLAAQAGSVGLAYWFDLLPLPWFQLAMTLACSMLLCAFTAIRLRTSWPVTELEYAVQLACDLFIHSALLYFSGGSTNPFVSYYLVPLTIAAVTLPWRFSVILSGIALTMYTLLLARFYPLQTFPIARESLQVYGMWLSFALAAAVITFFAARMAEELRRQEELRAIRREEGLRDQQLLAVATQAAGAAHELGTPLATMSVLLKEMQQDHPDPLLQDDLKVLQDQVKLCKETLQQLVRAAEANRRLAVEMQDVTDWLDEALNRWHLMRPEASYRFQRLGQGAVPRMAPPPDLTQALLNLLNNAADACPEGLQVTLDWNAEDLTISIRDHGAGVPLAIAEQIGKPFFTTKGKGFGLGLFLSKASVTRAGGSVKLYSHEEGGTLTELRLPRVARGDEHE
- a CDS encoding response regulator transcription factor yields the protein MSDEIQVEGEELPHLLLVDDDATFTRVMARAMARRGFRVSTAGSAEEGLTIAQADLPDYAALDLKMDGDSGLVLLPKLLELDPEMRVVILTGYSSIATAVEAIKRGACNYLCKPADADDVLAALLSEHADLDTLVPENPMSVDRLQWEHIQRVLTEHEGNISATARALGMHRRTLQRKLQKRPVRR
- a CDS encoding ABC transporter ATP-binding protein/permease; translation: MNQNAEYSAVNDAVRGQFFRKVWAMTTPYWFSEEKGKAWTLLIAVIALSLISVGISVWFNTWYKDFYNALQKKDEAAFWKLILYFCVIAAVAIVGAVYRLYLTQMLTIRWRAWLTEKYFDRWLGDKNYYQLEQGGYTDNPDQRISEDLNNFTSNTLSLGLGLIRNVVSLVSFSIILWGVSGSIEVFGYEIPGYMFWCVLVYAAVGSWLTHLIGRRLIGLNNQQQRFEADLRFSMVRVRENAESIALYNGEPNENRRLSNRFGMVWHNFWDIMKVSKRLTFFTSGYSQIAIIFPFMVAAPRYFAGKIELGELMQISSAFGNVQESFSWFISAYSDLASWRATCDRLLSFRQAMADNEEREPAIDVQNQGSDLKIHNLGLDLADGRHLLTSGNMTVEEGERVMLSGRSGSGKSTLLRAMGHLWPAGHGNIRLPAARYLFLPQKPYLPIGSLREALSYPQPGDTYAPERYVEVLETCRLPHLVSRLDEANHWQRMLSPGEQQRLAFARALLYAPQWLYMDEATSAMDEEDEASLYQALIDELPGLSIVSVGHRSSLKRFHPRHIRIDNGHLVDQAVTA